TGACAATAGAGAATATCAGTGTAAACAAAAGCTTTGGTGGTTGGCACAAGCAATATAGCCATCAATCGAAAACATTAAATTGCGCGATGCGCTTTGCTATTTACTTGCCACCGCAAGCCTCAAATGGCGAAAAAGTACCGGTATTGTATTGGCTTTCGGGCTTAACATGTACCGATGAAAACTTTATGCAAAAAGCCGGCGCACAGCGCATGGCTGCCGAATTAGGTATTGCTATTGTGGCACCCGATACTAGCCCTCGTGGTGAAGGGGTTGCTAATGATGAAGGTTATGATTTGGGCATGGGCGCGGGCTTTTATGTTAATGCCACTCAAGCACCTTGGAATCGTCATTACCAGATGTACGACTACGTAGTGAATGAATTACCGGCCATTATTGAAGCTTCATTTCCGGTATCAAATAAACGTGCTATTAGTGGCCATTCAATGGGCGGACACGGCGCATTAACTATTGCCATGTTAAACCCAGAACGTTATAGCTCAATGTCGGCGTTTAGCCCGATTTGTAATCCTGTAAAAGCGCCTTGGGGCAAAAAAGCTTTTACTGCTTATTTGGGCAAAGACAAAGCAACGTGGCGCAACCATGATGCGAGTGAATTAATGCGCAAAGCAACGCAGTTTATTCCCGCTAAAGTTGACCAAGGTGGCGCGGATGACTTCCTTAGCGAGCAGCTAAAGCCTGAAGCATTAGAAGCCGCAGCAAAAGTTAATGGTTACCCGTTAGCGTTGGCTGTTCACGAAGGTTATGATCACAGTTACTACTTTATCTCATCATTTATTGAAGAACATTTACGGTTTCATGCGCAGCACTTAAGTCAATAGCGCTAGATCCAACTGTCTAGATTGATTTATTTTAAAGGAAAGCCTGCTTGTCCGATTTATTACAAACTCGTTTGCAACACCTCAAATCACCTAATGGCTTAGCACTTTTAAGCCAGGTTCAACGGGGAATTGAAAAAGAAGGCCTAAGAGTTACACCAAAAGCTTTGATAGCACAAACCGGCCACCCGGAGGCTCTTGGGTCCACATTAACGCACAAGAGTATTACGACAGATTACTCGGAAGCGTTGCTGGAATTTATCACGCCTGTGTGTCAGCAAGTTGATGACACTATCGACTACTTGAGTGATTTGCATCATTTTACCTTGCGCCACATGCCGGATGAATACCTTTGGCCTGCCAGTATGCCCTGTCGCCTAGAGGGAGAAGCGAGCATACCCATTGCCCAATATGGCAGCGCTAATATCGGTCAAATGAAGCATGTTTACCGCCAAGGCTTATCGTATCGTTATGGCAGGACAATGCAAGCGATAGCGGGCATACATTATAACTTTTCAATGCCTGATAACTTTTGGCCTTATTGCCAGCAAGTTTGGGGTGAACAAGGTGATGTACAAGCGTTTAAATCGCAGCGCTATTTTGACTTGATCCGTAATTTTCGTCGTCATTCGTGGTTATTAGTCTATTTATTTGGCGCCTCGCCGGCTTTGGACAATAGCTTTATGGGCGATAAAAAGACCGATAAGTTAGACACATTCAGCAACAACACCCTTGGCTTACCGTTTGCCACTTCGCTTCGAATGAGTGACTTAGGCTACCAAAGCGAAGCGCAAGCAAATTTAAATGTTAGCTATAACAATTTAGATAATTATGTCGACGATGTTACCAAAGCAATTGCTCAGGGTTACCCTGCTTATGAAAAAATTGGCATTAATGTTGACGGCAGCTATCGTCAACTTAATAGCAATGTGCTGCAAATTGAAAATGAATATTACAGCGAAATTCGCCCTAAGCGCGTAACACAGTCAGGCGAACAACCGATAGTGGCACTTAAAGAACGGGGCGTTGAATACATTGAAGTCCGTATTCTTGATACTAATCCATTTTTGCCAGTGGGTATTGATGCGCAACAGATCCGCTTTCTCGATGTGTTTTTGTTGTATTGCCTTTTGTCTGAAAGTGCAGCATTGAGCGTTACGGAATCGGATGAAATTAAAGCGAACCAGCAGCGTGTTGTTCGTGAAGGGCGAAATCCTAAATTAATGCTGACGAAAAACGGCCAACCTGTTGCATTTAAAAAGGCCGCGAACGGGTTATTGACACAGTTGCAGCCAATAGCGGATTTACTCGATAAAGCCCATGAGGGGCAATCTACTGATGCGATAAACGATAAACGATAAAAGCCAAACGCACAGCCAAGCCCTAATTGAGCAAATAGCTAAGGTCGGAAATAGCGAATTAACACCGTCAGCTATGATGATGGCCGCGGGTGAAAATGGTGATGAATTTATCGACTTAATGCTAGCACAAGCCAAGCTACATCAAACTTATTTCAGTGAACGTGGTTTATCTAGCGCAATGGAAGCACAGTTGCAGCGAGAGACGATTGAGTCCATACAACAGCAGAAATTACTTGAAGCGAGTGATGTTATTTCATTCGAGCAATTTCTTGCTCAGCAAAATGCTAGATAAATGCTTAAACTGATAACTAAGATTGGTATGCCGTGTTCGTTAAAAATACTGTTCTACTAATGGAGTGTTCGCTTAGTAAGCGCACAGACGCTTGATCTCTCCCTAATAAAGCTAAATCTAATGTTAAACCGGAGGCAGTCATGATTGTTCGAGATAAACCTAATGCGTTTAAACTGTTGTTTATTTTACGTGGCTCCGTTGTGCCACTTATATTTGGGCAAATCGCCTTTTTTACCCTGTTAGGTGCTGCGGTTGCTGCTGCGCAATACTACTATCCGGTTATATTTCCGACTTTTACCTTATCGCCATTAGCGCTATTAGGTGTGGCCTTATCGTTATTTCTGGGTTTTAGAAACAATGCTAGCTATGAGCGTTGGTGGGAAGCACGCAAGCAATGGGGCCAATTGGTTATCGACGCGCGCAGCTTATCCCGCCAGGTGACGTCATATGTAGATGAAAGTGCCAAAGGTGGTGCTGAATTACAGCAACGGATGATTTATCTGACGATCGCGTTTAGCCATGCCTTAAGACATCACTTACGACAATCAGATCCGTGGAGTGATATTGAAAAATATCTTAATCCTGAGGATATAGCCGCGCTGCGTAAATCACAGAATTTACCTGACGCACTGCTGCGCTTAATGGGAAAAAAACTCGGTACTTGTCGTCATAAAAACCTATTATCTGACTTTTTAATCCAAACTATCGACGATAATATTACTTCAATGGCTACCGTGCAAGCGGGCTGTGAGCGCATTCAAAGTACGCCGCTACCGTTTGCTTATATGCTACTGGTGCAACGTACCGCCTACCTCTATTGTTTAATATTGCCGTTTGGTATTGTTGGCTCAATAGGGCTGATCACCCCGTTGTTTTGCGCCATAATCACCTATACATTTTTTGGTTTAGATGCGTTAAGCGAAGAGTTAGAAGAACCCTTTGGTCTTTCCGCTAACGACTTACCGTTAAGTTCGATATCCCGAGGTATTGAAATTAATTTGTTAGAGATTTTAGGTGTAACAGAGTTACCAGCACCTATTCAACCTATAAAGCACCGACTTATTTAACTGATTGTTTAACTGATAAATAACTATTTAAGGAATTTAAAATGAAAGAAACATTTAATATATTTCGATTTATTAGCTGGATAGCCATTATCTGTTCGCTATTAGGGTCAGTTTTATTATTTATCGTTGGGGCTATGAAGACTTATTCAGCCTATACTACTGTATTGTTTAGTGAAATAGCCAGTGAGAGTTTATCTCACCTTGACACTTCAGAGGTCGCAACGACTTATTTGATTAAAGCATTAGATACTTTTCTTATTGCGCTTGTATTGTTTATTTTCGCTCATGGCGTATTCACTTTATTTATTTGTGATAAGAAACTTGCAAAGAAAAGCTCTGTTCTCAAATGGATAAGCACACCAAACATTGGTCGTCTAAAGAGTATATTGGGTGAAGTCATTGTTATTATCTTGTTTGTGAAGTTTCTTGAAATTATTTTGGTTAACTTAAATAACCTTAAGTGGGAAATACTAATACTCCCCATCTCTATTCTTTTGCTTGCTCTAAGTTTAAAGCTTCTAAGTTTAGGGCGTGAAGAAAAAAAAGATGAAATTGATAGTGATTAAACATATACACATGGGTGTTTCTTAACCAATTAGTGATTAGATGAAAAAATTTAGGGTGAAATTGTCATAAAATTATAGTGTTAGGATTATAGGAAATAGGATTTGTTGGTAGATTTAACTATAAAAAATTCAGTTTTATCTTAATAATAAGGGCTAGCACATGACAAAAAACACATTTATTTTACATTCAAACTATGCACCTTCTGGTGACCAACCAGAAGCCATAGCAAAACTTATTGCGGGTATAAATAACGGTGTGACCCACCAGACCTTAAAAGGTGTTACTGGCTCTGGTAAAACGTTTACTATGGCAAATGTAATTCATCGCTTAAAACGCCCAACCTTAATCTTGGCACACAATAAAACCTTGGCAGCTCAGTTATACAGTGAGATGAATGTAGAAGATCCAAGTAGTTCAATTAATGCCATTAGCTCCATACTTATCAATATTTCTGGCCCAGCGTGTAGGTCGGATAAGCGAAGCGCCATCCGGCACAGTAAAATACCTTGCCAATTATTATTATCAGCATTTTATGTTATCGAATAGCTTGAAAGTGCCATAAGCAGACCTTCAAGGCGTGAATCTGAAACTTTGTTGGGTGGCGCCTTCGGCTTAACCAACCTACCTTTTGACGTTACTGTACGGGGTAGATCGGATAATTGGCGAAGTCACACCAACCGACAAAAATGATGAATTTACTAGAAACAGCCCGACTTACCGCGTTATTTAGCTTCACAAGGTTTAGTGTCATTGAGAGATATTTGGATCAATATTCATTACGGGAGATGAACCGCCCATTGCGGACCCGCATGATGGGTGGTGTGGGGGCTGGAGGTTAGAGACCTCCGGCTACCCGATTATATTTACAATTTAACCAAACCGTCTTGTTCGCCTTGATAAAGATAAACAGGAATAATTTCACTATTTCCGTTCTTTTCTCTAAGTTGAAAATAATTCTCAGTACATTCATAAGAATACGAATTATTTTCTCGTGGGATAAGTTTGCGCTTATCTTCACCTGTATATTGAGAATAAAGAGTACCATTTTCGAATGAAATATTTAAAATTTTAGAATCCGGGGCTCGATAACTACCCACTAAAGATGTCGCTATAGCTTTAACGTTTTCTTTAACTACTGGCTTAGGGGATAAATCTAATTGCAGGGCAATCATATCTAATAAGGCTGGACCGGGGTGCTTACTATCGATATTAGTAAAAGCTGTAGCGGTTAAGTCTTCATTTGGAAAATAGACATTCCAAGCAAAAAATCCGGGAACCATACCTTGGTGACTAAAGCTATCTAACCCACTTATTGGGTATACATCTAATCCGTATCCATAATTTACAGGATCGTTATTATCCAATTTAGCTCTGGTAGCCATTAACCGATAATTATCTTTTGAAATGACACTCCCTGATTTTAATGCATTTTGCCAAAGGCTCATATCAGCAAGGGTAGAAGCAATGGCACCCGCAGAATAGATCCAACTACGATCAACATCCCATGATCTTTCCGTGGATTCTTTTGGATTAAGGTATATTTTTGGTTCATCACGGTTACTAGTGTAGCCTTTAACTTTTCCAGAAGAGGTCCCTTTGGTAACAACAAAAGTATTATTCATTTTTAACGGTTTAAAGAATGACTGATGCATGAACTGGTCATAAGAAACACCAGAAGCAACTTCAATTACTTTACCTAATAAAATATACCCCAAATTTGAATAACTATATTTCTTACCTGATAGGGTGTGAGGAGGCTGAGTGCTAATAGTTTTTATAACATGATCGATAACGGCATTCTTGTCCCAAACAGAGGTGACGCTGGGATTTCCCATGTAATCAGGTAAGCCTGATGTATGGCTTAAAACTCTATCAATCGTTAAGTGCTTGTATTCTAGGTTAATATCAGGAATAAACTTCCCTAATGTATCTTGTAGCGATAGCCTATTTTTTTCTGATAGTTTCAAGATAGCGGCAGCAGTAAATGTTTTCGTAACAGAGCCAATTTGAAATATATCATCTACACGAAGGTCACTCATTGTTTCTATATTGGCTACTCCGATAGCTCCGGTAAAAACCTTTTTACCTGATTGTTCTAACCTTACAGCCATGCCAGGAGCATTGGTAGAATTGTGGCACTTTAAAATAGCATCAAAGTTTTTCTGTTGTGCAGTTACATTAAATGCACACACGGCAATACATAAACTAACGAATAACTTTTTTGACATTTGAAAACACTCCATTGCTTGATGTAAATATAACAGCTTTATCAGAGGACACTTTCCCTATTAAAGCGCGAAAACCTCCTTATTGCATGAGCTGCCATTAATAGCAAATAGTGTAACTTATTGCCAGCTATAAATATTACGCTTACTGTAGGTTATTTAAACATGTAAAAATGGGAAGTTTCCTCTTAGTATCGCTTACCCAATACGCTAGGGGAGTTTTGACTGTAAGCAAATTGCCGCTTTAGTCAACCAAATTTACACATGTTTACAGCATTAAATCTAGTTGAAAATAATTGCTAATTAGCATTGGAAAGCGTTGCGGAATAATTTAGAATGAACGTTCATTCTAAAATGTAAATTCAAGTTAAAAGGTAATTTAATATGCAGCGTTCCCGCATCGCGCTTTTGGTATTTTCGGCCCTCGTTGGTTCTGTTGTTTTAACTGGTTGTGATCAGGCTGCTGAGCAACCTAAAGCTTCTGCTTCTCAAGCTATGCCAGTAGGTGTAATAACATTAAAAAGTGAAGCGCTTACGCTTAAAAAAGAATTACCTGGGCGTGTAAGTGCTTATCAAATTGCAGAAATTCGTCCTCAAGTTAGCGGTATTGTGCAATCTCGTTTGTTTACAGAAGGTAAGCAAGTAGAAAAAGGCCAAGCGCTATATCAAATAAATCCAGCCATTTTTGAAGCTGAGCTTGCAGCAAGTAAAGCAGCTGTAGCCCGCGCTGAAGCGAGCATTGCTAGCAGTAAGTCAAAAGCATCTCGCTATAGTGAGTTATTAGCAATAAAAGCAGTGAGTCAGCAAGATTATGACGAAGCTGATGCAACGTCTAAGCAAGCATCGGCAGAGTTGCTCACAGCAAAAGCACAATTGCAAGCAGCGCAAATTAACCTTGATTACAGCAATGTGTCGTCGCCAATTAGCGGCCAAATTAGTAAATCAAGTGTAACCGTGGGTGCTTTAGTTAGCGCGAATCAAGCAGTAGCACTGGCTACTGTAACGCAGCTTGATCCTATTTATGTGGATTTAACACAATCGAGTAATGAGCTTACTAAGCTTAAAAAAGCACTAGCTTCTGGTTTGCTTGAGGTTGACTCTGCAATTCAAACCGAAGTTGAACTTTATATGGAAGATGGTTCAGTTTACGCCCATAAAGGCACGTTACAGTTTTCTGAAGTGACTGTCGATCCAAGCACTGGTTCAGTAACGCTGCGAGCTAAGTTTCCAAATCCTGAAAAGTTACTATTACCGGGTATGTATGTACGTGCAGAAATTGTTGAAGGTGTAAAAGCGAATGCTATTTTAGCGCCACAACGTGGTGTGAGCCGCAACACCAAAGGTGAGCCTACTGCAATGGTGGTTGGTAATGATAATACGGTGCAAAGCCGTGTATTAAAAGTGGACCGTACTATTGGCTCTGACTGGTTAGTGACGGATGGCTTAGCCGATGGCGATCAATTAATTGTAGAAGGTTTACAAAAAATTCGCCCGGGTGCAGCAGTGCAAGCGTCTGAAGTTGAATCAACAGCGTCAGCTGCTACTAAAGCGCAATAACGGAGAGTATTAATGTCACGATTTTTTATCGATAGGCCTATATTTGCATGGGTACTGGCCATAGTAGTTATGCTTGCGGGCATTTTAGCGGTTATGAATTTGCCGATTGCGCAGTATCCGTCTATTGCCCCTCCGGCAATTACAATTACGGCAAACTATCCGGGTGCATCAGCAAGAACATTAGAAGATTCAGTTACCCAAGTTATTGAGCAGAAGATGAAGGGCCTTGATGGGCTGCTTTACATGTCATCTACTTCGCAATCAAGCGGCTCTGCTTCATTAACCTTGTCGTTTAGTGCTGATACCGACCCCGATATAGCACAAGTTCAAGTGCAAAATAAATTGGCTACTGCAACACCATTACTGCCTGAAGAAGTACAACGCCAAGGTGTTGTGGTTGCTAAGTCATCAAGTAGCTTTTTAATGGTGCTGGGCTTTGTATCGCAAGATGGCAGCATGACCAATATTGATATTGGCGATTATGTAGCCTCAAACGTGCAAGATATTGTGTCACGCGTTGAAGGCGTGGGTGAAGTACAACTATTTGGCTCGCAATACGCGATGCGCATTTGGTTAGACCCTGCTAAGTTGCAAAATTATAAACTGACACCGGCAGACATTGCCGCGTCAATTAGAGCACAAAACGCACAAGTTTCTGCCGGTCAACTTGGTGGTATGCCTGCGGTATATGATCAACAGCTTAATGCGACTGTTACTGCACAAAGCCGATTAAAAACACCAGAACAATTTAAAAACATTTTAATTAAAACCAATAGCGATGGCTCAGCTGTACACCTTAGTGATGTAGCAGATGTAGAACTTGGTGGTGAAAACTATGGTGTAGTTGCGCGTTTTAACGGCAAGCCTGCATCGGGTTTAGGGGTAAAACTGGCCAGTGGTGCTAATGCGCTAGATACGGCAAACGGGGTTAAACAAGCCCTTGAAGAGCTTAAACCGTTTTTTCCTCAGGGCTTAGAAAGCGTTATTCCTTACGACACGACACCGTTTGTATCGTTATCGATTGAAAAAGTAATTCATACTTTAATTGAAGCTGTTGTATTAGTGTTTGTGGTTATGTACCTGTTTTTACAAAACTTTCGTGCAACCTTGATCCCTACAATTGCAGTGCCGGTGGTATTGCTAGGCACATTTGGTATTTTGTACACCTTTGGTTATTCAATCAATACGTTAACTATGTTTGCTATGGTACTGGCAATAGGTTTGCTGGTTGATGATGCGATTGTTGTGGTAGAGAACGTTGAACGGCTAATGAGTGAAGAAAAGCTCTCTGCGCTGGAAGCCACCCGAAAATCGATGGATGAAATTAAAGGCGCATTGGTGGGTATTGCTATGGTGCTGTCGGCGGTATTTATTCCGATGGCGTTTTTTAGCGGTTCTACCGGGGTTATTTATCGCCAATTTTCAATTACTTTAGTTTCTGCAATGAGCTTGTCGGTATTGGTTGCGCTTATTTTAACACCTGCATTATGTGCCACCTTATTAAAGCCAAGCCATGTACATGATACTAGTTCGTTTATGGGGCGGTTTTTTGTTGGATTTAACCGTAATTTTGATAAAACAAATACCGGTGCACAAGGGTTTGTAGCGCGTATGATCAAACATTCTAAGCGTTATTTACTTAGTTATGTATTGATTGTAGCTGGCATGGCGTACATATTTTCAAGTTTGCCAACCGCATTTTTACCCGACGAAGACCAAGGTATTTTGTTTAACCAAGTAATGTTGCCAGCAGGCTCTACTACACAGCAAACACTTAAAGTGGTTGAAAAGGTAGAAAACCATTACTTAAATGATCAAGCCGAAGCGGTTAAATCTATTTTTACCGTTACAGGTTTTAGTTTTGCTGGTTCTGGACAAAATGCTGCAATTGGTTTTGTGAGCTTAAAGCACTGGGATGATCGCCAGAGTGATGATTTATCGGTGGGCGCGGTTGCAGGTAAAGGTATGGGGTATTTTTCAACCATAAAAGAAGCACTAGTATTTGCTTTTCCACCTCCGGCAATTCCTGAGCTAGGCACGGCAAATGGCTTTACTATGTTTTTACAAGACCGAGTAGGCTTAGGCCATGACGAGCTATTAAAAGCGCGTAATATGTTGCTAGGTATGGCAAGTAAAAGCCCTATTTTAGCGGGTGTGCGTCCTAACGGCCAAGAAGATATGCCAGAACTACAACTTGATATTGACCTTGCAAAAGCAGAAGCGCTGGGTGTATCACAAGGTGATATTAACAGTACCTTAGCGACAGCTTGGGGGAGTAGTTATGTGAATGACTTTATTGACCGCGGTCGGGTTAAAAAGGTGTATTTGCAAGGCCAAGCTGAGTCTCGCATGGTGCCTGAGGATTTAAATAAGTGGTATGTACGCAATAAAAGCGGCGATATGGTGCCATTTTCAGCCTTTGCTAGTTCGCACTGGACTTACGGCTCACCTCGCTTAGAGCGCTATAACGGTTTTTCAGCGATGGAAGTTCAAGGTAGTGCTGCACCAGGTTATAGCTCTGGAGAAGCGATGGAAGAAATGGAACGTTTAGTTGCACAACTTCCTGCAGGTTTTGCATCTGAGTGGACGGGTATATCATTTCAGGAACGCTCTAGTGGTGGTCAAGCTCCTTTACTGTATGGCTTGTCGCTGTTATTCGTATTTTTATGTTTAGCT
This genomic stretch from Pseudoalteromonas translucida KMM 520 harbors:
- the fghA gene encoding S-formylglutathione hydrolase; translation: MTIENISVNKSFGGWHKQYSHQSKTLNCAMRFAIYLPPQASNGEKVPVLYWLSGLTCTDENFMQKAGAQRMAAELGIAIVAPDTSPRGEGVANDEGYDLGMGAGFYVNATQAPWNRHYQMYDYVVNELPAIIEASFPVSNKRAISGHSMGGHGALTIAMLNPERYSSMSAFSPICNPVKAPWGKKAFTAYLGKDKATWRNHDASELMRKATQFIPAKVDQGGADDFLSEQLKPEALEAAAKVNGYPLALAVHEGYDHSYYFISSFIEEHLRFHAQHLSQ
- the gshA gene encoding glutamate--cysteine ligase — its product is MQHLKSPNGLALLSQVQRGIEKEGLRVTPKALIAQTGHPEALGSTLTHKSITTDYSEALLEFITPVCQQVDDTIDYLSDLHHFTLRHMPDEYLWPASMPCRLEGEASIPIAQYGSANIGQMKHVYRQGLSYRYGRTMQAIAGIHYNFSMPDNFWPYCQQVWGEQGDVQAFKSQRYFDLIRNFRRHSWLLVYLFGASPALDNSFMGDKKTDKLDTFSNNTLGLPFATSLRMSDLGYQSEAQANLNVSYNNLDNYVDDVTKAIAQGYPAYEKIGINVDGSYRQLNSNVLQIENEYYSEIRPKRVTQSGEQPIVALKERGVEYIEVRILDTNPFLPVGIDAQQIRFLDVFLLYCLLSESAALSVTESDEIKANQQRVVREGRNPKLMLTKNGQPVAFKKAANGLLTQLQPIADLLDKAHEGQSTDAINDKR
- a CDS encoding bestrophin family protein, producing the protein MIVRDKPNAFKLLFILRGSVVPLIFGQIAFFTLLGAAVAAAQYYYPVIFPTFTLSPLALLGVALSLFLGFRNNASYERWWEARKQWGQLVIDARSLSRQVTSYVDESAKGGAELQQRMIYLTIAFSHALRHHLRQSDPWSDIEKYLNPEDIAALRKSQNLPDALLRLMGKKLGTCRHKNLLSDFLIQTIDDNITSMATVQAGCERIQSTPLPFAYMLLVQRTAYLYCLILPFGIVGSIGLITPLFCAIITYTFFGLDALSEELEEPFGLSANDLPLSSISRGIEINLLEILGVTELPAPIQPIKHRLI
- a CDS encoding YqhA family protein produces the protein MKETFNIFRFISWIAIICSLLGSVLLFIVGAMKTYSAYTTVLFSEIASESLSHLDTSEVATTYLIKALDTFLIALVLFIFAHGVFTLFICDKKLAKKSSVLKWISTPNIGRLKSILGEVIVIILFVKFLEIILVNLNNLKWEILILPISILLLALSLKLLSLGREEKKDEIDSD
- a CDS encoding serine hydrolase domain-containing protein, with protein sequence MSKKLFVSLCIAVCAFNVTAQQKNFDAILKCHNSTNAPGMAVRLEQSGKKVFTGAIGVANIETMSDLRVDDIFQIGSVTKTFTAAAILKLSEKNRLSLQDTLGKFIPDINLEYKHLTIDRVLSHTSGLPDYMGNPSVTSVWDKNAVIDHVIKTISTQPPHTLSGKKYSYSNLGYILLGKVIEVASGVSYDQFMHQSFFKPLKMNNTFVVTKGTSSGKVKGYTSNRDEPKIYLNPKESTERSWDVDRSWIYSAGAIASTLADMSLWQNALKSGSVISKDNYRLMATRAKLDNNDPVNYGYGLDVYPISGLDSFSHQGMVPGFFAWNVYFPNEDLTATAFTNIDSKHPGPALLDMIALQLDLSPKPVVKENVKAIATSLVGSYRAPDSKILNISFENGTLYSQYTGEDKRKLIPRENNSYSYECTENYFQLREKNGNSEIIPVYLYQGEQDGLVKL
- a CDS encoding efflux RND transporter periplasmic adaptor subunit, coding for MQRSRIALLVFSALVGSVVLTGCDQAAEQPKASASQAMPVGVITLKSEALTLKKELPGRVSAYQIAEIRPQVSGIVQSRLFTEGKQVEKGQALYQINPAIFEAELAASKAAVARAEASIASSKSKASRYSELLAIKAVSQQDYDEADATSKQASAELLTAKAQLQAAQINLDYSNVSSPISGQISKSSVTVGALVSANQAVALATVTQLDPIYVDLTQSSNELTKLKKALASGLLEVDSAIQTEVELYMEDGSVYAHKGTLQFSEVTVDPSTGSVTLRAKFPNPEKLLLPGMYVRAEIVEGVKANAILAPQRGVSRNTKGEPTAMVVGNDNTVQSRVLKVDRTIGSDWLVTDGLADGDQLIVEGLQKIRPGAAVQASEVESTASAATKAQ
- a CDS encoding efflux RND transporter permease subunit, which produces MSRFFIDRPIFAWVLAIVVMLAGILAVMNLPIAQYPSIAPPAITITANYPGASARTLEDSVTQVIEQKMKGLDGLLYMSSTSQSSGSASLTLSFSADTDPDIAQVQVQNKLATATPLLPEEVQRQGVVVAKSSSSFLMVLGFVSQDGSMTNIDIGDYVASNVQDIVSRVEGVGEVQLFGSQYAMRIWLDPAKLQNYKLTPADIAASIRAQNAQVSAGQLGGMPAVYDQQLNATVTAQSRLKTPEQFKNILIKTNSDGSAVHLSDVADVELGGENYGVVARFNGKPASGLGVKLASGANALDTANGVKQALEELKPFFPQGLESVIPYDTTPFVSLSIEKVIHTLIEAVVLVFVVMYLFLQNFRATLIPTIAVPVVLLGTFGILYTFGYSINTLTMFAMVLAIGLLVDDAIVVVENVERLMSEEKLSALEATRKSMDEIKGALVGIAMVLSAVFIPMAFFSGSTGVIYRQFSITLVSAMSLSVLVALILTPALCATLLKPSHVHDTSSFMGRFFVGFNRNFDKTNTGAQGFVARMIKHSKRYLLSYVLIVAGMAYIFSSLPTAFLPDEDQGILFNQVMLPAGSTTQQTLKVVEKVENHYLNDQAEAVKSIFTVTGFSFAGSGQNAAIGFVSLKHWDDRQSDDLSVGAVAGKGMGYFSTIKEALVFAFPPPAIPELGTANGFTMFLQDRVGLGHDELLKARNMLLGMASKSPILAGVRPNGQEDMPELQLDIDLAKAEALGVSQGDINSTLATAWGSSYVNDFIDRGRVKKVYLQGQAESRMVPEDLNKWYVRNKSGDMVPFSAFASSHWTYGSPRLERYNGFSAMEVQGSAAPGYSSGEAMEEMERLVAQLPAGFASEWTGISFQERSSGGQAPLLYGLSLLFVFLCLAALYESWSVPFAVMLIVPLGILGAIMAAFVGNLSNDIYLQVGLLTTIGLASKNAILIVEFAIHKKEEGLSLVDAAVAAVRLRLRPILMTSLAFMCGVLPLAIASSAGSGAQNALGISIIGGTFASSTIVVLFVPLFFVVVHRLFSSKSSKGVKEGAQ